The following coding sequences are from one Pseudomonas mendocina window:
- a CDS encoding YkgJ family cysteine cluster protein — protein MSEANPCLTCGACCAFFRVSFFWGECQSAGGSVPDEQVIQVSPHYVAMRGTESKPARCTQLLGDVGCGVRCTMYEQRSSSCREFEASWENGVHNPRCDDARKAHGLPPLTPPVQPVISPDRVA, from the coding sequence ATGTCCGAAGCTAATCCCTGCCTTACGTGCGGCGCCTGCTGCGCGTTCTTTCGTGTGTCCTTCTTCTGGGGCGAGTGCCAATCCGCGGGCGGAAGCGTTCCGGATGAACAGGTCATCCAGGTCAGCCCTCACTATGTGGCCATGCGTGGTACCGAGAGCAAGCCGGCACGTTGCACCCAACTGCTGGGCGATGTCGGCTGTGGCGTGCGCTGCACCATGTATGAACAGCGTTCGAGCAGTTGTCGTGAGTTCGAGGCGTCCTGGGAGAATGGTGTGCACAACCCGCGTTGCGACGACGCGCGCAAGGCTCATGGCCTGCCGCCGCTGACGCCGCCCGTGCAGCCGGTGATATCGCCGGATCGCGTCGCCTAG